ACTCCCCCAACCTCTTCTTCACTCTCTTCAGTTTTCTCTCTTTTGCCTTTTTCACCAAGAGCGTGTCTTGCATGAGTGTGGATATCTCTATAAACCTCAGGGATTCCGAGAGCCCAGCCAAATTCTACTGTTGATTTTCTTGAGGCTGTAGGTCTTTCGAGAAGGAAGCCCTGAACATCGCAAATGTCACATGTATTTAAAGCCTGCTTTAATGCGTCTTCAACATCCTTAGGTGTTGCTTTCTTTGATTTTATCGCAAAATTGAACTTTTCTGGATTTAGCACCTTACATGCATCGCACAAGTTGTTTTTATCATCCAATGTCCACATTATTTCTGTATGAATATGTTTTAGCATCTCTCCAGAAATTCCATCGGTTGTTACGGCCTTCTTTGTGTTCGGGTCTATTATTCTAACACTTCTCGGCTCTGTAACGTTACCAACAGTTCCTTCATTGTTCAAGCTGTGTAGCTGCCATGTAGCTCTCCCCAAAATGGCGATTTCATAAATTCCACTCACTTAAACCACCTCCTCAGATTTTAATGTAGCTTCATCTTCTCTCTCACTTTTAACAAGAGCATAACTGATGAGAGCTGCTCTAATTGGCTTCACATCGTATTTATCCACCAAACTCATAAGTTCTTCCAAATCCTTTTCACTAAGGCGACTAAGCTCCTTTCCCTTGTAGCCTCTCCTAGCTATAGTTTCATATCTTCTCAAAAACTTCTTTATGACTTCTTCAAACTGTTCTTTTGTCTCAACGTATTCTAATTCTACAAGAGATGCGTAATCGTCGCCAATCCTCAGCGCTTTCCTCAATGCCGCCCCAAAATTCTTTACGGCTTCACATCCAAAAATATCTCCAAGTTTAAACTCCGACAAAATTCACCACCTCCTTTAAAACTTTTTCTTCATAACTTCCGAACTTTATCCGATCTTTACCAATGTCATTTCTTAGATGGAGTTTGATGTATCTCTCATAATTGGACAAACTGGGATTTGTGATGAATTCGGCTAAAGCAGATGGTAGGTCTTCATAGCCTTTTCTGAAAGCGGTCCACTCAAAAATGTCTTTCCATTTGTTCAACACCTTTATTGCCTCATTGGATTCGGCTATCTGGTGTAATAAGTCAAGGGGGAAAATGCCACCTGTTAACGGCTTCCACTGGTTCCCTGTTTTGGTCATTACACCATATATCAGAGAACCGAACTTTGGTGCAAATTTACCACCTTCTTCAACTCTTAGTTCTTCTAAAACCAAATTAACAGCTATTTGAGCGAGTGATGGAAACCACCCTGCTCTATGTAAGCCTTTTACCGAGTCATCGATTCTCTTTCTGATCTCACCAATCAGGTGTAATATTCTTGTTCTGGTAGGGCTTGGAATGGCAAAAATCATGCCCATGTTCGAGAACTTTCGTATGGTTGCATTGATATGCCCCAATACTGAGAGAGTAAAGTCACTTATCGACACTTTTACAGGCGACCCTTCTGAATATTGCTTTTTTAACAGTATTTCGTCCCTAATACCCTTCGTTGCTGCCAACTCCATTGGCTGATATAGAGTCTCCTTCCCGCTGCCTATGTAAACGGGTGATTTAAGCTCTTTTAAACCGTCCAATATGTTTCGGATATCTTCTACATTTCCTAAGAACTCTACAACCTTCTTTTTCGTCTTTTCTCTTTGTCCACTTCCAATTGTTATAAACGTCCAGTCCCAAGCTTGATCGTCACCAAAAAATTTATGAATCTGGTCGATTCGCTCAAAGTTCAATTCTCTTTGTGATTCTATTAAATATAATCCACCCATGTCGCTTACAACTGCGTCTCCGCTCAGTGTATGCACGATAACCCCCACTCCATAGGCCCTTGATACATCAAAAAACTCCCAGCCAGTTTTAGGCAGAAAATATCGATTCATAACTTGCACCTCCAGTAGCAAGTCTGTCTGAAATTCTTATCAATTTAGAAAGCAAACCATAAAGTCTGTAAGCCTCATTCTCATCAGCTACATTTAAGTACGTAAAATCAAGCCTATTGGCTGAATCATGGACTTTAATCAACTCTTTCGGAACGCTCCAGACCTCCTCAATGAATTTGTTGAATTCTGGAATTAGACGGTATTCTTTGTATTCTCTCGCCCACGGTCCGTGGTGATGAGCAATTGCCAAATAGAATGCTTTGAATACACCTGCGTCATCAAATAAACTTTCTAAATAAGGTTGCAAGGCTTTTGCAGAAACAGTTGCGTGTGGGGGCAATTTTCTGACGTCACTTTCATCTGAATGGGCTAAAGGTATTTTGCCATTCCATCCTACTTTCTCCTGCCAATTTATGTTTAATTTGCCCAGATCATGTAGTGCCGTTATGCATTTAATAAGATTGACAAACTCATTATACTCGTACCCGAAGTAATCAGCGAAATTTTTGATAACATAGTAATAACGAGGAATTAGGTAGCAGTCGAGTACCCATAGAGAGTTCTTTGCGTGTTCAACCCAACTCTCTTTCTCAAGTTTATAATCAGCTTGGCTTTTAATACCTTTAAGTTTCAGTTTATCGGGCTCAAAGGATTTGATTGCATTAGGAGCAGATTTGCCAAGCACAAGCCCGACTTCTGGAGAATAGCAAGCACCACTCAGAACATAAAGTTGAAATGGGGTTACATCTTCTTTACTTTTTACAAGTACTAGCGTGTATTTGCTTTCATAATCTCCAATTACCGGATTTTCTTCTAGTTTGTATGTTTTTATGCCTAACTCCGCAAGCTTCTCAACTTTACCACTTAAAACTCGCGCATCAACACGTATTCTCGGCAGTGCCAAGATTTCCTCTGGTTCTAGAGTGTCAGGATTTTCATGAAGTGTAATATCACACGAAAAAATTTCTCTAACGTTCTGCTCCACCTTTGCCTTACTACCTTCATAAACAGCTCTTGCAAGTTCCCCAAGTCTCTGGTAGAAAAACTTCGAATCCATGAAAAACTCAAAATGACTTGAAAGTACATTGTTGACGAGTTGGAGTTCAGTTTGCCAATCTAAAGGAAAATCCCCTTTACTCCTGATTTCAGTTATTGTACTCTCGATTAGCTCTTTAAGATATGGAGCATATGGATTGCTACTGTCTCTGGCGAGCCCAAAAACGTGAAATTCTCCATTGCCACCCCACCTTGCACATCTCCCAGCCCTTTGTATCAGTGCATCAATTGGAGCAACTTCTGACAGAATTATTGGAGATGAGATATCCATTCCTACTTCTATTACTTGTGTAGAGATAAATATACACTCGCCTTTACCATTCTTACCGAATACTTTTTCAAAGGATTTCTCCTTTTCTGCCCGATCTTTTTCTAGATATCTGGAATGCAGGAGAAAAATGGGATAGTCTATTTTCTTCCTTAGATCGAGGTACAGGTTTTGTGCTCGTTCGACAGTGTTAACAACTACAACAAGTTTTCTGCAGTTCTCAGCCTCCTTTAGAACAGTATCTGCCGTTAACATTTCATCAGGTCTATTTATAAGTTCAACTTTTCGATTTCTCCTCGATTTGATTTCTGATTCATTCTTCACGTCCATAATCTCGACTTTACCTCCATTTTTCTCTATTCTTTCCTTGACACGTTCAATGAAAACATCTGGTAGAGTAGCAGACATTATGATTGAAGGAAGGCCAAGTTTTGCAGATTGCATAGCGATTGCTGCAGCAGTTTGAAGACCTTTTTCTGGGTCAAGAGTGTGTACTTCATCAAAAACGGTCAGAGCTGATGCAATACCACCTACAAAAATGTTTCCCCACCTTTTTGGCATGCTTAAGGGAACGCTCAAATATGCCCCAGCAGTCTGATCGATTGTTGTGACAATAATATCCTCCTCGAAAAGGCTACTTGTTGCCTTTTTGCCATGATGAATTGCTACTCTTAGTTTTTTGAATGAAGCATACTTAATAGCACGTTCGCCAATACTTTCCACTAAAGTTCTTGTCGGAAGCGAATAAATCAACTGAGGTGGTAAGTAGTCATTGAGGCCATAAATAAAAGGAATTAAAGATGCTTCAGTTTTTCCGGCACCGGTCGGCGCTCTAATAATCAGGGATTTTCCCTCCAGTAAATTATCCATTGCTTCCTTTTGATATTCGTATGGACTATGGCCTGTTAATTTGCGAAAGGCTTTAATCACCATAAATCCCCCTGTAAATTCCCTCCATCAAATTAACAAACCCCAAAATCCCTGCATCAATAAACCAGTTACCGGTAAACCTAAGCTCATTAGATTCGCCATATCCTGAATTGTCACATTCATTTTCTTTTCCGATGAAATCGTCAAGCGTAACTACCTTCATACCACCTTCACCATCCCAAACCCCATGCTGTTCTTAGAGCCAAAACCCGCCTTATAACCCACGTCAAGCAGCTCAGGACTACCTTCAGCCTTAAAAACCATTTCAACACATCTGTGAAAGGTGTCCTTAAGCCTGATGCGCTTCGCTTTAACGTTGAGAGGTTTCATGTGGAAGTCGAGGTTTTCCGGAGCGCTTTTGTAATATAGAACGTACTTCTTCACAAGATTCTGCAAGATAACCTCGTAAAACTTACTGTCTTTCGGATACAAATCAAAAATCCTCCTTCTGCCGTTCTCTCCGACTGAGGTAGATGCATATATGGGGCTGAGAGTTACGAACTTCTCCCTTCCCTTTACCTCCCTTTCTGGAAGAACAGACACCTCTGAGACGATGAAGTCAACACCGCAGATTCTTATCTCGGGCTTTGAGAGCAAACCCTCAACAAGACTGGCGGCAACCTCATTTCTGAGAGTGGAGAAGAAAAAGTAAGCCTCCTCGCAATCCGACACCATCTTTTCTCCCTCTATCCTGAACTTCCTCTTTGGAATGAAGAGCTTGCTGAAGGTGAAGAATTTCGGGACATCTGGCTTGTGCAGCTCAATGGAAAGCGAGGGGTCAGCCCTTTCAATAGCCCTGTAAATCGCCGAAGCGAGGTGATAAGAGTGGTTCAAGTCAATCTCGAAGCTGTCTGCAGGTGACAGGAGGGAGATTTTCAAACGCATTGAGCAAAGTTACACCTTGTCAAATATAAGGTTTTTGCTTGCTGTCAGAGTTGTGAATGAAAACCACCGGCGGTGGTGTATCTGAAAAGAGGTCGCGACCCCTATCTACTAAGGTATTTCCAGCTCCTATACACGTCGTCATGTCTTATGCGGATTGTCAAACCTGTGTCAAACCTCCTTAATTTCCTTAGTTGGTGCCGTATTTCCACAATCACGCTCATCCTGCGCAGTTTCAACCCAGACCGGGACTAGTTGTTCGAGGAGGACCGGACAACACCTTAAAGAGTACAAGAGCCTCCAAAGAGGCCATCAAAGAAGCTCTATTATTATCGACGACATTAAAAACATTAACGTTCAGGTTGCCTAGCTCATGGAAGAAGTCCTGGCGACTCACCCAGGGCTGATAGATTACATCATGCCCACAACACAGGAAGCCTTAACCTCCAGTCCTATGACTGAAAAACTTCTCTCTGAGATCTATGAGCAATATATGCAGCCTAGGAAAGAGGTCAACCTATGCCAGGCAATGTAAAACTTGAAAAGCTAATAAGTCACCTGCAAAAGATTAAAGAGTGATGAAGTGAAACAATGTCCTATGCAAGAGGTGAAAAAATTGATGGGGTAATCTTCCTAGTGGAAGAAACAGATGACGGCTACACTGCAAGAGCTCTTGGCCACTCAATTTTCACCCAGGCTGGCTCTCTTGAGGAACTGAAAGAAATGGTTAAAGATGCTGTAGAGTGTCATTTTGAGGAAGGAGAAAGGCCAAAATTATCAGACTTCACATAGTGAGGCAAGAGGTCTTAACCCTATGAAACTTCCCAGAGATATTGCGGCGAAGAACTCGCCAAGTTACTGAGAAAGTACGGCTATGAAGTTACCGGCAGTCATATGAGACTCACAACCCATCGGGGAGGAGAACACCACATAACGATTCCAAGACAGGGATCTTTGAAACCTGGAACTCTTAACTCAATTTTGAAGGATGTCGCAGAACACCTTGGAGTTGATAAAAGAGAGCTAATAGAGAAGCTTTTTGGAAGGTGATTGTTGGCTTTAAATCTTCTGAATGTCTATTTGGATGTCTATCTCCGCGCGTCTCGTATCTCTTGAGTAGTTCGCGCCGGGAAAATTACCAACCATAACGAGTAAGCTGCCTTAATCGATTTCTCCTCTCTTCGATTTTTAATTTTGTATTACAAAAAAGTAAATACTCATAAAGCTCATACCTAAGCAATCCCAATCTTGGAAAAGCCCAATTAACCCACCTTAAAAATGGGCCCGCGGGGGTTCGAACCCCGGACCTCTCGCTTATCAGGCGAGCGCTCTAACCAGGCTGAGCCACGGGCCCTCAGTCAGCTTGAGGAAAAAAGGGTTTATTAAGATTATGGTGTTGTATCTCTCATGCGCATTTCAAGGGAATCCACAGACTACAGAGTTTACAGGATTCTATCTGAGAACCCTCTTTCCGGAGAAAAGCTGGCTAAGAAGTTGGGAATCTCGAGGACCGCTGTATGGAAGGCTGTGCAAAAGCTAAAGGAGTGCGGAGTTTATGTTGAGTCAAATGCGAGCGGCTACACCATAGCTGGAGAAGAGGAGCTCAATCCGTATGAGGTGGCGAGATTGGCCTTTGAAAGCGGTTTTAAGGAGGTTCACTTCTACGATGTTACCGATTCCACCAACAGCAGGGCCAAGGAGTACGGCAAACCAGATGCGCTTTTCTTCGCTAACAGGCAAACGGCCGGAAGGGGGAGGCACGGAAGGAAGTGGCTCAGCGAGGAGGGCGGGCTGTATTTCTCGGTAACGCTCTCACCACCCCTCGACTACTCTGAGTTGCCAAAGCTCACGCTGATAGCGGGGCTGAGCGTCGCTGAGGCGATTCCTCAATCGGAGATAAAGTGGCCGAACGATGTTCTGATTAAGGGCAGAAAGGTTTGCGGAATTCTTTCCGAACTGCACGGGGAGGTTGAAAGACCGCTCGTTATAGTTGGAGTTGGAATCAACGTGAAAAATCCTCATCCTGAAAACGGTATTTCACTCTCCGAGCTGTACGATGTTTCCAGAAGGGAGGTTTTTGAGCAAGTCATCAGAAATTTCTCGAAAAACTACAGAATGCTGCTGGACGGTAGGTGGTGTGAGCTCAGAAGGAGAATCGAAAGGAGGTGCTCCTCGGTAGGAAAGGCTGTGAGAGTGACAACTCCTTCGGGAGTTGCGGAGGGAATTGCGGAGGCAATCTCCGAAGACGGCTCGCTTGTAGTAAGCGGCAAAAAAATCTACGCCGGAGACTGCATTCATCTCAGATGAAAAATTTTTAGTATATCCTTTTACCAATGTCTAACATGGAGGAATTTCTTCATCAGGAGTTTTTCGAGTGGGTTGAGAGGGCTGCCAACTACATAAGAAGCTATGCCGGGGGCGGGGTTACAGTTGTTCACCACAACGATGCTGACGGTCTTTGCTCCGGGGCGCTTTTGAAAAAGCTCTGCGAGTACTGCGGTTTTGAGGCGGAGCTGATTTGCATTGAGAAGGTCTACCCTGCGGTTGTGGAGAAGATTCACTCTTCAAGGGATGGCATGATCATCTACACTGACTTGGGCGGGTTAGCTGCTGACATGATTGATAAAATAAACGCCGGAAAGAGCATGGTTCTGATAATCGACCACCATCCTGCGAAGGATATCGACAGTGACTACGTTCACGTTCTCGATCCGGAGCTTGCGGGGATTTCGGGAGATGTCTTCGTTTCGGCATCGAGTCTCAACTACATATTTTTCAGGGCTGTTGCTGGGGAAGAGGCTAAAAAGTACGCTTACATAGCCGTTCTCGGGAGTGTTGGGGACTACCATGACAGGAGCGGGGGTGTGCTGGGATTCGACAGATTTGCACTCGAAGAGGCGATTGATGAGGGGCAGGTGAAGGTGAGGTTTGAGGGAGCGAAGGAGAGGTACTTCATTAAGCAATTCGGAGAGTATGCTGACGTCATCGCCCCGAGGCTAACAACTCTTGGGGCAGTGGGCTACGAGGAGAGAGCCTACCAGCTTGGAATCAGAGCGTGCTTTGAGGGATTTGATGAGAAAACTCTTGAAAAGGTTGAGCAGCTTGAGAAGCTTAAAAAAGAGAAGTTTGAGCAGATGATGGAGAGGCTGAGGAACGGTGAATTGAAGATTGGAGAGTACGTGCAGTGGTTCCACGTCGGCGACTTCTTCTACCCTATGGGCGTAAAGATGGTCGGAGAGTTCTGCCAGCTCATAAAGGACATGACGTTTCTGAAGGATAACCTCTACCTAATAGGTTTTCAGAACCAGCCGAAGTCCATTCCAGACCTCGGTGAGATTGGGTGGGATGCCGTAAAGGTGAGCGCAAGAGCTCCTACGCCTCTGGAAAGAATGATTTTGAGAGGCAAAATGCCCGGCCTCGATTATCTGATACCGAAAGCCAGCGAGGCTGTTGGCGGCTTTGCGGACGCAACCCACAGAATCGCGGCTGCGACGGTCATAGACAGGGGAAAGGAGGAGGAGTTTATCGAGGCATTTGAAGGGCTGGTGAAGGAGTATGAAGCGTCTCGTGGTTGAGGACATAGAGAAATGCGTTGGGTGCGGGCTTTGCATGTTCGCATGCTCGAGAAAG
The nucleotide sequence above comes from Archaeoglobus fulgidus DSM 4304. Encoded proteins:
- the cas6 gene encoding CRISPR-associated endoribonuclease Cas6, whose amino-acid sequence is MRLKISLLSPADSFEIDLNHSYHLASAIYRAIERADPSLSIELHKPDVPKFFTFSKLFIPKRKFRIEGEKMVSDCEEAYFFFSTLRNEVAASLVEGLLSKPEIRICGVDFIVSEVSVLPEREVKGREKFVTLSPIYASTSVGENGRRRIFDLYPKDSKFYEVILQNLVKKYVLYYKSAPENLDFHMKPLNVKAKRIRLKDTFHRCVEMVFKAEGSPELLDVGYKAGFGSKNSMGFGMVKVV
- a CDS encoding single-stranded-DNA-specific exonuclease RecJ, giving the protein MEEFLHQEFFEWVERAANYIRSYAGGGVTVVHHNDADGLCSGALLKKLCEYCGFEAELICIEKVYPAVVEKIHSSRDGMIIYTDLGGLAADMIDKINAGKSMVLIIDHHPAKDIDSDYVHVLDPELAGISGDVFVSASSLNYIFFRAVAGEEAKKYAYIAVLGSVGDYHDRSGGVLGFDRFALEEAIDEGQVKVRFEGAKERYFIKQFGEYADVIAPRLTTLGAVGYEERAYQLGIRACFEGFDEKTLEKVEQLEKLKKEKFEQMMERLRNGELKIGEYVQWFHVGDFFYPMGVKMVGEFCQLIKDMTFLKDNLYLIGFQNQPKSIPDLGEIGWDAVKVSARAPTPLERMILRGKMPGLDYLIPKASEAVGGFADATHRIAAATVIDRGKEEEFIEAFEGLVKEYEASRG
- a CDS encoding DevR family CRISPR-associated autoregulator, with protein sequence MSGIYEIAILGRATWQLHSLNNEGTVGNVTEPRSVRIIDPNTKKAVTTDGISGEMLKHIHTEIMWTLDDKNNLCDACKVLNPEKFNFAIKSKKATPKDVEDALKQALNTCDICDVQGFLLERPTASRKSTVEFGWALGIPEVYRDIHTHARHALGEKGKREKTEESEEEVGGVSTQMVYHRPTRSGVYAIISVFQPWRIGLNEAKQDKYTYDANDNARERRYQLALKAYPLLFARPEGAMTTTRLPHVEDFSGVIVYSTKPIPVPIISPLKSNYVDEVKTIVENIDDSLKVAEFNGIAEFAMKIGELIKNKPYKMEF
- a CDS encoding bifunctional biotin--[acetyl-CoA-carboxylase] synthetase/biotin operon repressor, yielding MRISRESTDYRVYRILSENPLSGEKLAKKLGISRTAVWKAVQKLKECGVYVESNASGYTIAGEEELNPYEVARLAFESGFKEVHFYDVTDSTNSRAKEYGKPDALFFANRQTAGRGRHGRKWLSEEGGLYFSVTLSPPLDYSELPKLTLIAGLSVAEAIPQSEIKWPNDVLIKGRKVCGILSELHGEVERPLVIVGVGINVKNPHPENGISLSELYDVSRREVFEQVIRNFSKNYRMLLDGRWCELRRRIERRCSSVGKAVRVTTPSGVAEGIAEAISEDGSLVVSGKKIYAGDCIHLR
- a CDS encoding 2-oxoisovalerate dehydrogenase — encoded protein: MSYARGEKIDGVIFLVEETDDGYTARALGHSIFTQAGSLEELKEMVKDAVECHFEEGERPKLSDFT
- a CDS encoding CRISPR-associated helicase/endonuclease Cas3, which produces MVIKAFRKLTGHSPYEYQKEAMDNLLEGKSLIIRAPTGAGKTEASLIPFIYGLNDYLPPQLIYSLPTRTLVESIGERAIKYASFKKLRVAIHHGKKATSSLFEEDIIVTTIDQTAGAYLSVPLSMPKRWGNIFVGGIASALTVFDEVHTLDPEKGLQTAAAIAMQSAKLGLPSIIMSATLPDVFIERVKERIEKNGGKVEIMDVKNESEIKSRRNRKVELINRPDEMLTADTVLKEAENCRKLVVVVNTVERAQNLYLDLRKKIDYPIFLLHSRYLEKDRAEKEKSFEKVFGKNGKGECIFISTQVIEVGMDISSPIILSEVAPIDALIQRAGRCARWGGNGEFHVFGLARDSSNPYAPYLKELIESTITEIRSKGDFPLDWQTELQLVNNVLSSHFEFFMDSKFFYQRLGELARAVYEGSKAKVEQNVREIFSCDITLHENPDTLEPEEILALPRIRVDARVLSGKVEKLAELGIKTYKLEENPVIGDYESKYTLVLVKSKEDVTPFQLYVLSGACYSPEVGLVLGKSAPNAIKSFEPDKLKLKGIKSQADYKLEKESWVEHAKNSLWVLDCYLIPRYYYVIKNFADYFGYEYNEFVNLIKCITALHDLGKLNINWQEKVGWNGKIPLAHSDESDVRKLPPHATVSAKALQPYLESLFDDAGVFKAFYLAIAHHHGPWAREYKEYRLIPEFNKFIEEVWSVPKELIKVHDSANRLDFTYLNVADENEAYRLYGLLSKLIRISDRLATGGASYESIFSA